A single Phytohabitans houttuyneae DNA region contains:
- a CDS encoding BTAD domain-containing putative transcriptional regulator — MATVLVEVLGPLRLTVDGVAVDVRGAKRRAVLALLALAEGRTVPVDQLVDALWPGEVPESGRQALHSHVFRLRGHLGPASGRLRTLQDGYRLDLGGDGLDVARARALLAAGRAADPERAFQLLTEADALWRGPMLADLADVGPIAAAVAGHAQLRRDVADALVTSGIAAGRVDEVVARAAAAVAEDPLREPAVLAHMRALAATGQAAQALRAGREYRARLADEAGLDPSPALDDLVREIAAGSAPAQPTRPATRLFGRDPEIAALRRLLAGERLVTLVGPGGVGKTRVALEVAARGGTATVLRLAPVTDPAALPHALAAALGLKVVQRDVLASCVAVLADTPGLLVVDNCEHLLDAARDLTAAVLAACPEVTVLATSREPLGLAAECVSRLPPLPLPGAGEDLPRVASVAVFLDRAGRVRQGVASAPDDLRLVADIVRRLDGIPLAIELAAGRLSTFSLADLHGRLDRSLDLLGGRPSGEARHGTLRETVEWSYRLLTDDERRLFRHLSIFADGVDLATAEQLAADLGLGTDPGSALARLVDASMVEAHFGAGTRYRMLETLRAFGLDRLAAAGEAEAAAAHLVRWAVALTGWIETTMSTEREPDADAVLRRELPNLRAAWRLARSGGRLDEAAAIVTALYHAIAYRDLVEIRDWAEELADDPALDGHPRAAAVFGTAAEAAYHRGDYARADRLARAGFARDGGSWHCRTVLSIAALARNDWDDVVSHSLAAAALTDRPYENLGIAALGRAYAGDTEAAWELNERGLAGAPSPSMRGWATYVAGEIDNCAGRHEEAERRYRRAIDLARTSGATFLAGVATVGLLAVRARMGRVQDALRGYREVVDYFARTGNWTHQWVNLRNLADLLRRLGDGDAAARIDAAANAAPDAPAVDGARPAGPAAPVLGRAAVLDLAREAIDRNLSAPPAPRTPRR, encoded by the coding sequence GTGGCCGGGGGAGGTGCCGGAGTCGGGGCGCCAGGCGCTGCACAGCCACGTCTTCCGGCTGCGCGGGCACCTCGGACCGGCCTCCGGCCGGCTGCGGACGCTGCAGGACGGGTACCGGCTCGACCTCGGCGGCGACGGCCTCGACGTGGCGCGGGCCCGCGCGCTGCTGGCCGCCGGGCGGGCGGCCGACCCGGAACGCGCTTTCCAGCTGCTCACCGAGGCCGACGCGCTCTGGCGGGGGCCCATGCTCGCCGACCTCGCCGACGTCGGGCCGATCGCCGCGGCTGTCGCCGGGCACGCCCAGCTGCGCCGCGACGTCGCCGACGCGCTCGTGACCAGCGGCATCGCCGCCGGACGGGTGGATGAGGTGGTGGCCCGCGCGGCCGCGGCCGTCGCCGAGGACCCGCTGCGCGAACCCGCCGTCCTGGCGCACATGCGCGCGCTCGCCGCGACCGGCCAGGCGGCGCAGGCGCTGCGCGCCGGGCGGGAGTACCGCGCCCGCCTCGCCGACGAGGCCGGCCTCGACCCGTCGCCGGCCCTCGACGACCTGGTCCGGGAGATCGCCGCCGGCTCGGCACCCGCTCAGCCGACCCGGCCCGCCACCCGGCTCTTCGGCCGCGACCCCGAGATCGCGGCGCTGCGGCGGCTGCTGGCGGGGGAGCGGCTTGTCACGCTCGTCGGGCCGGGCGGCGTCGGCAAGACCCGGGTCGCCCTCGAAGTGGCGGCGCGCGGCGGGACGGCGACCGTGCTGCGGCTCGCGCCGGTGACCGACCCGGCCGCCCTCCCGCACGCGCTGGCCGCCGCGCTCGGCCTCAAGGTCGTCCAGCGCGACGTGCTCGCCTCCTGCGTCGCGGTCCTCGCCGACACACCGGGCCTGCTGGTCGTCGACAACTGCGAGCACCTGCTGGACGCCGCCCGCGACCTGACCGCCGCGGTCCTGGCCGCCTGCCCCGAGGTCACCGTGCTGGCGACGAGCCGCGAGCCCCTCGGCCTCGCCGCGGAGTGCGTCTCCCGCCTGCCGCCGCTGCCGCTGCCGGGCGCCGGCGAAGACCTGCCCCGGGTGGCGTCGGTCGCGGTCTTCCTGGACCGGGCCGGCCGCGTCCGCCAGGGCGTCGCATCCGCGCCGGACGACCTGCGGCTGGTCGCGGACATCGTGCGGCGGCTCGACGGGATACCGCTGGCGATCGAGCTCGCGGCCGGCCGGCTCTCCACGTTCTCCCTGGCCGACCTGCACGGGCGCCTCGACCGTTCGCTCGACCTGCTCGGCGGCCGGCCCAGCGGCGAGGCGCGGCACGGCACGCTGCGGGAGACCGTCGAGTGGTCGTACCGGCTGCTCACCGACGACGAGCGGCGCCTCTTCCGGCACCTGTCGATCTTCGCGGACGGTGTCGACCTCGCCACCGCCGAGCAGCTCGCCGCGGACCTCGGCCTCGGCACCGACCCGGGCAGCGCCCTCGCCCGCCTGGTCGACGCCTCGATGGTCGAGGCACACTTCGGCGCCGGCACGCGGTACCGGATGCTGGAGACCCTGCGCGCCTTCGGCCTGGACCGGCTCGCGGCCGCCGGGGAGGCCGAGGCCGCCGCCGCGCACCTGGTCCGCTGGGCGGTCGCGCTCACCGGGTGGATCGAGACGACCATGTCCACGGAACGGGAACCGGACGCCGACGCGGTCCTGCGCCGTGAGCTGCCCAACCTGCGGGCGGCGTGGCGGCTGGCGAGGTCCGGCGGGCGGCTCGACGAGGCGGCCGCGATCGTGACCGCGCTCTACCACGCCATCGCGTACCGCGACCTCGTCGAGATCCGGGACTGGGCCGAGGAGCTGGCCGACGACCCCGCGCTCGACGGGCACCCGCGGGCGGCGGCGGTGTTCGGCACGGCGGCCGAGGCGGCGTACCACCGCGGCGACTACGCGCGCGCCGACCGGCTCGCCCGCGCCGGGTTCGCCCGCGACGGCGGGTCGTGGCACTGCCGGACCGTGCTGTCGATCGCCGCGCTGGCCCGCAACGACTGGGACGACGTGGTCTCCCACTCCCTCGCCGCGGCCGCGCTGACCGACCGCCCGTACGAGAACCTGGGGATCGCCGCGCTGGGCAGGGCGTACGCGGGCGACACCGAGGCCGCGTGGGAGCTGAACGAGCGGGGCCTGGCCGGCGCGCCCTCGCCGTCGATGCGCGGCTGGGCGACGTACGTGGCCGGCGAGATCGACAACTGCGCCGGCCGGCACGAGGAGGCCGAGCGGCGGTACCGCCGGGCGATCGACCTGGCCCGCACGTCCGGCGCCACCTTCCTCGCCGGGGTCGCGACCGTCGGGCTGCTCGCCGTCCGGGCCAGGATGGGCCGGGTCCAGGACGCGCTGCGCGGGTACCGCGAGGTGGTCGACTACTTCGCGCGCACCGGCAACTGGACGCACCAGTGGGTCAACCTGCGCAACCTCGCCGACCTGCTGCGCCGGCTGGGCGACGGCGACGCGGCCGCGCGGATCGACGCCGCCGCGAACGCCGCACCCGACGCCCCCGCCGTGGACGGTGCCCGCCCGGCCGGCCCGGCGGCGCCCGTGCTCGGCCGCGCCGCCGTGCTCGACCTGGCCCGCGAGGCGATCGACCGCAACCTCAGCGCGCCGCCGGCTCCACGAACGCCTCGCCGCTGA